TTCCCCGCCCCCTTTTCAAGGGCCCCCGGAGTCGGTGGAAGGCTCCTAACGGAGCCCCATTCCCGGCTTCAGCCCCTTCTCACCATAACGGTTCTCCAGGGCCTTCACCGGTTAGCTGGGTCGCGTCCTTTCGGACGCCCCCAGTCCACCTATCCGGAGGCGTCGGAGGCGGGGCTTGCGTTGCCGCACCTATCCCCGCGGCACGGGAATATTAACCCGTTTCCCATTCCCCGGGTCCGTGTTACGGCCCGGGTTAGGACCGGCTAACCCTCGGCCGACGACCGTTGCCGAGGAACCCTTGCCCTTTCCGGCGGAGGGGATTCACACCCCTCTTCGCTGTTACTGCCGCCGGGATCTGCACCCGGATCGGGTCCACCGGACCTCACGGCCCGGCTTCTGCCCCGACCCGGCGCCCGCCTACCGGATCACGGCTCCAACGGAGCCGTGCCCCGAGGTCTCGGCGGCCGGCTTGAGCCCCGACCAATCTTCGGGGCCCCGCGTCTCGGCGGGTGAGCTGTTACGCACTCTTTAAAGGATGGCTGCTGTTAGGCCCACCTCCCCGCTGTCTGAGTCGCGGGACGCCCTTTGATTGGCACTTAGCCGGCACTTAGGGGCCTTAACCTCGGTCTGGGTTGTTCCCCCCTCGGCCCCCAGCCTTACGCCGGGGAACCCCACTCCCGCCTTCTACGGTGGCCACAGGTTCGGAGTTGGACCGGGGGCCGAAGCCTTTCGGCTTCCGCACCCCCGATCCGTAGCTCTACCCCGTGGCCCACCTCAGGCGAGGCTGGGCTGAGACCCACTTCGGCGGGAACCAGCTATCACCGGGCTAGATTGGTCTTTTGCCCCTAGACGGGGGTCATGGGAACGAATTGCACGTCAGAACCCTTTCGGGCCTCCACCGGGGTTTCCCCCGGTTTCGCCCTGCCCCCGCCTAGATCGCCCGGTTTCTGGTTCCACGGCAGTGACTCCAGGCCCTTTGGGACCCCGCCCCTCGCCGCTTTACGCGGCTGCGGGCTTGTCGGTTTCCCTACGCCTACGGGGCTTTGACCCCCTTAAGCTCGCCACTACCGTGGACTCCCCGGCCCGTGTTTCAAGACGGACGGCGCGACCCTGATCAACCCGTTTCGTACTCCCGGGTCACCCCGGTTTCCTTCAACGGGTCTCACCTCTTACGGGCCGCGCCGTATGTAACCGCCCGGTTTCAGGCTCTTTTCACTCCCCTTTCGGGGTTCTTTTCAGCTTTCCCTCACGGTACTTAGTACGCTATCGGTCTCGGGACGTATTTAGCCTTGGAGGTCGGTGACCCCCAACTTCCCACGGCAAAACCAAGCCGTGGTACTCTGGTTCCCGGGCAGGAGCCCCCATGGTTTAGCCTACGGGACTATCACCCTCTACGGTGGGTCGTTCCAGACCACTTCGGCTACCATGGGTCGGCTCCCTGGGGTTTACCCCCAGCCCGGGAACCCGTAACCCCACATCTCTCCACGGTTTTCCCGTGGAGATTTGGTTTAGGCTGTCCCCCTTTCGGTCGCCCCTACTCAGGGGATCTCGATTGATTTCTTCTCCTCCCCCTACTAAGATGTTTCCGTTCGGGGGGTTCCCGCCCGGATGACCAGGCGCCACGGGAAGACCCGTGGCGGGAAGTCCCATTCGGCGATCCCGGGTTCGACGGCTGCTTGCGCCTACCCCGGGCTTATCGCAGCTTGCCACGGCCTTCCTCGGCGCCCGAGCCGAGCCATCCACCGGGCGGCGTCCTCGCCGCAGCCCCAGGGACGAGGAGCAGGATCCCGTGAACTCGACTGGTACCCCTGAATGTACCAGCCCCCACAGCGCCCATCACCCCTGTGAAACAGGGGTTAGCGCCTTCACACGGGCGTTACACCCGTGTTGCATAAGCATCAGAAGGGTGCACGGGCACAACCCTGTGTTAAGCTGAGCAGCCCTCCCACCGTCCGGCCTAATGGCAGGAGGTGATCCAGCCGCAGGTTCCCCTACGGCTACCTTGTTACGACTTCTCCCCCCTCAGGGAGAGGGAGTTCGACCCGACCAAGCCGGCCAGGCCTCACTCCCTCTCCCCTCGGGTGGAGCGACGGGCGGTGTGTGCAAGGAGCAGGGACGTATTCACCGCGCGATGTTGACGCGCGGTTACTAGGGATTCCGCGTTCACGAGGGCGAGTTGCAGCCCTCGATCCCAACTGCGGCGGGGTTTGAGGGATTGCCTCCCCCTTTCGGGGTCGGAACCCGCTGTCCCCGCCATTGTAGCCCGCGTGTAGCCCGGGGGATTCGGGGCATGCTGACCTGCCGTGGCCCCCTCCTTCCTCCGCCTTAAACGGCGGCAGTCCCCCCAGTGTGCCCCAGGGCCGTAGCCCTAGGTCGCAACTGGGGGCAGGGGTCTCGCTCGTTTCCGGACTTAACCGGACACCTCACGGCACGAGCTGGCGACGGCCATGCACCTCCTCTCAGCGCGTCAGGCAAGGTCGTTAGCCTGGCCGTCATCCTGCTGTCGCCCCCGGTGAGATTCCCGGCGTTGACTCCAATTGAACCGCAGGCTCCACCCCTTGTGGTGCTCCCCCGCCAATTCCTTTAAGTTTCAGCCTTGCGGCCGTACTCCCCAGGCGGCGGGCTTAACGGCTTCCCTGCGCCACTGGGTGGGCTCTAAGCCCACCCAACAGCTAGCCCGCATCGTTTACAGCCGGGACTACCCGGGTATCTAATCCGGTTTGCTCCCCCGGCTTTCGCCCCTCACCGTCGGGCGCGTTCCAGCCGAGCGCCTTCGCCACTGGTGGTCCTCCCGGGATTATAGGATTTCGCCCCTACCCCGGGAGTACCCTCGGCCTCTCCCGCCCCCTAGCCCGGCAGTATCCCCCCCAGTCCCCAGGTTGAGCCCGGGGATTTAGGAGGGGACTTGCCGGGCCGGCTACGGGCGCTTTAGGCCCAATAACCGTCCCGACCACTCGCGGGGCTGGTATTACCGCGGCGGCTGACACCAGACTTGCCCCCCGCTTATTCCCCCGCCTTCCTACAGCGGGGAAAAGCCCCCGGAAAGGGGGCACTCGGGGTGGCCCCGTCACGGTTGCCCGCATTGCGGAGGTTTCGCGCCTGGTGCGCCCCTTAGGGCCTGGGCCCTTGTCTCAGTGCCCATCTGGGGGCTCCCGCTCTCACGGCCCCCACCCGTTATCGGCTTGGCGGGCCGTTACCCCGCCAACTACCTGATGGGCCGTAGCCCCATCCTCGGGCGGCTCGGCAGCGTTAACCCCTGCCGGGCCTTTTCGGGGAAGGACCCTTCCAGGCGCCTTCCCCTATGGGGGATTAGCACCAGTTTCCCGGTGTTATCCCCCTCCCGAGGGCAGGTTAGCCACGTGCTACTCAGCCGTGCGCCACGCCCCGCAGCGGCGGAGCGTGCGACTCCCATGGCTTAGCCCCACCCCGATAGCGGTCGGGTCCGGCAGGATCAACCGGAGTTACGGCCGCTTGGGACGGTGGGAGGGTTTCTGCGCTTAACACGGGGTTGAGCCCGTGCACCCTTCGTCAGACCTGAGCATCCCGGGGGTAGCGTCCCCCGGTTGGCTCGGGTCTCCATACTAGCGAGTAAGCGTCTAGATTCATATCTAACAAGGGGGATTTATATACTTTACCCCTCTTGATCATTGAAACATTCATGGAATGTTTGAAACACATCCACATGTACCCGCGGCAGGAGGCCGGTTAATCACTCACCGGGCTATGCCCGGCGTCACAACCATGCCGCCGCCGGGATTGCCGCGGGCGTTAATAATTATTAGTAAACATCCTAAAATAGGATTCCACGGTAGATTGCTTAGAAGAAGCGGGTGAGCTCTCTCAGCGATTTAACTGTTAAAACAGGCTCGCACCCAGAATCTGAGGGCTCCGGGGTTCTCTCAACCAGTATGAAGTCAACCCCTGCCCTGCGGGAGGCTATGCAGTCGACATCCCTGTCACCCACGTAGACTGCTTCGCTGACGGAAACCCCTGCCGTGGAAACCGCTCTCAAGATAACGTCTGGCTCAGGCTTACCCCTAACTCCTTCCTCAACACCGGATACTACCTGGAAAAACTCTTTAAGCCCGAAGTACTCTAGGAAAGCTTTAATCCTGGATGTCACGCTCGAGGAGGCTACCCCGAGGATGTAACCTCTCCTCTTCAAGTATTCGAGAACCTCTGGAACATCCGGGAACACCCTCACCATGCTCCTCCAATTCTCCTCTACAATACCCTTCCTAACACGCTTAAACTCTTCAAGGTCAACACTCGCTGAGTCGAGCACTTCATTGAGAACACTGTCCAGCGGATAACCTATCATCCTTCTAACTCTCCCAGGATTAATCTCCACGCCAAGCCTTCTCCCAGCTTCGAGGAAAGACCAGACTATGAAGTCCTCACTATCCACCAGGGTCCCGTCCAGGTCGAAAAGGAGCAGCTTCTTCAACTAGACAGCACCCTGAATAATCATCCTGGCGAAGTCTAAAACACCCTTAGAGCTCGGCTTATCCAGCACGATGTTGCAAACCTTCTTCAACTCTTCATCAGCATTCCCCACGGCAACCCTGAGGCCAACATGCTTCATGATTTCAACATCCATCACGCTGTCGCCAACCCCTGCTGCTTCATCAGGGTTGATGCCCATTCGATCCAGAACATACTTCACCGCAACACCCTTGTCAACGCCCCTGGGCATTAGATGTATCGCGTAACCGCTGTAGCCGACGCGGACATCCCTGTAGTTGGATTCAACGTAATCAGCAACCATCCTGTAAACCATCCAGCCGTCGAACCCCTTCCTAACTTTTAAAGCATACTCGTATATTCTGAAACGGTTCTGCCACGTGTCGTCAACATAGTCCTTAAACCTCTCCAGAACGTCAACGTATACGTGCCTCGTGGGGGATCCGGCCAGCTCGACAAGGCCCCATTTATCATAGTAAACCAGTGAGCCAGACTCCCCTGTGACAGGGCCGTTGAACCCGAGGTATCTCGCAAGCCCTATAACCACGGGCAACGCGTTGCTTGACACTATGCTAACGTAAACCCCTTGGCCGGCAAGCATCCTTAAAACACTCACAAGCTCAAGGTCCAGCAGGTAGGTATCCCTCCCCTCCGTAATAGTCCCGTCAACATCTATGAAAACTATTTTGACCCTGCTCATTATTCCAGCCCACAGCCGCCTTCTTGAATTGAAAAATACTGATGGTTTATCCTAATAAACTATTTACGAAAATTCTCGATATATGTTTAAGTATGTAAAACTCCATGTTGATATATATTTTAATGGGAAAAACGTGTCTTTAGACACTTTATAAGTAATCACACATAAGAATTATAAAGGCATCCAATTATAAAAACGCGTGAGTGAGAAGCTTTGGGTGATTACCTCAAGTTCGCATTTATGTGCAAGGAGAAGCCGCCGTCGAACAATTTGAAAGTAGCAATCATAGGAGCCGGCCCCGCCGGCTTAGCGGCGGCAGGGTACTTGTCATGCCAAGGCTTCGAGATAACAGTATACGATAAGCAACCATTACCCGGAGGGTTAATGCTGTTCGCAATCCCCCCGTGGAGAATACCCAGGCACAGGGTACTGCTCGGCGTGAGAGAGCTTGAGGAAAAGTTCGGAGTAAACTTCTCTACTAGAACCAAGGTTTTCACAGGCGAGGAGAAACACCACGAGGAAGGCGACATGTTCGTTGAAAAGAAGATAAGCCTTGAGGAGGTTGTGAACAACTACGACCTGGTGCTCATAACAACGGGGACATGGGTTTCCAAAATACCGCGCCTCCCAGGGTCCAACGCTAAAGGTGTTATCTCAGCACTGGAGTACGTCTACGGCTTCAGGCTTTTCGAGCTGAAGCTAATCAATAGGAAGCCCGAGCCAGGCAAGAGGGTGGTGGTGATCGGGGGAGGGTACAGTGCTGTGGATGCTGCGGAGCAGGCGCTTAGAGAAGGCGCGGAGTCATACCTATTGTACAGGAGAACCATTAACGAGGCGCCGGCAGGGATTTTCGAGATTGAAAGGATTCAGCGGATGGGCGTGGAGTTCCAGGAGCTTGTAGCGCCGGTGGAGATACTGGCTGAGAACGGGTGGGTGAAAGGCATTAAGATGCAGAAGATGAGGCTCGGCCCGCCGGATGAGACTGGGAGACCCCAGCCAGTGCCGATTGAGGGATCAGAGTTTATAATAGAGGCTGACACAGTGGTTTTCGCAACAGGGGAGACTGCAACCCCTCCAGTAAGCCCTAGCGAGGAAGTCTTGAACAAGCTCGGGATAAAGCTGACCAGGAACAACACGATAGTTGTTAACGAGAGGTATCAGACAGGCAACCCGAAAGTCTTCGCAGCAGGCGACGTGGTCAACGGTCCAAGCAAGATAGGCCCCGCAACGAGAAGCGGCCTCTACGCGGCAAGGTTCATGAACAGCTGGATCCAGGCGAAACTGGTTAAACAACCACTCGCGAGGTGAGCTTGATGAGTCTGGATAACCCATCCACATCCCCTCAAAGATACCTTAGGATAATAGACATAGGAACGTGCATAGGATGCGGAGCATGCGAAGCAGCATGCGACTTCATCCATGAAGGAAAACCATACATCAAGGTCTACAGGACCTCTCTAGGCCTTGAAATACCGGTTTCATGCCTCCACTGCGCTAAAGCCCCATGCATAGACGTGTGTCCAACGGGAGCCATGACAAGGGATAAGGAAGGGGCTGTATACGTTATAGCGAGCAAGTGCATAGGCTGCATGGCATGCCTGTACGCATGCCCGTTCGGCATACCGCAGCTTGACAAGGCGCTGAGAATATCCACGAAGTGCGACCTGTGCTCGGATCAAAGGAAGAAAGGGCTTGAGCCAGGCTGCAGCTCCCTGTGCCCGACGGGGGCGATAGTGTACTCCGCTGAACCTGTAGTGTTCGACATAGCTAAGAAGAAGACTGCTGAATCCTGGGCTAAGGCAAGGTATGAATCCCTTAAGTAGCCAAGGGATTTCTATGGATTTGTTAACAGCAATCTTTTTCTACATCCTAGGTGCGGTTTTGTTCCTCCTACCCAGTTTCAAGAAGAGTTTTTCACCCGCCCAGGTTATTCCTTTAAAAGTCTTCTCCGCGATCTTTTTAACCATTAGTGTTTACGGCTTACACGCTAATGGAGCGCTCGATGCTTTCGGAGCCGTGCTAGCGGTCTCAACCATTGCCTCGGGGAGCATAATCTCCATCTACGCTTACGACTACTTCAGAATCAACAACTACTCGCCAACAGCCAGCACCCTGCTCGACCTCTTAATACTGTGTTTAACCACGACATATGCCTCGTTCAACATACTAGCCCTCGCCACTTTCTGGACAATATCCGAAGTCCTCGCATACGCTTTAATAAAGGAAGGAGAAGAGCACTCGTACGAGGGCTCCCTCACCTCTAGCAGGGGCTTCATATTCACTTCAACGCTAACTTTCGAGGTAACAGTCTTCACCATGATCATTACATCGGTACTGCTGGTCGCAGGTGCGATGAGTTTTCAAAACCTTTTAAAAAGCTTCACAGACCTCGCAACCGTTAAGACAATGGTACCCGCATACCTTATACCCTTGCTGATAGCGGGGTT
This region of Thermosphaera aggregans genomic DNA includes:
- a CDS encoding HAD family hydrolase, which gives rise to MKKLLLFDLDGTLVDSEDFIVWSFLEAGRRLGVEINPGRVRRMIGYPLDSVLNEVLDSASVDLEEFKRVRKGIVEENWRSMVRVFPDVPEVLEYLKRRGYILGVASSSVTSRIKAFLEYFGLKEFFQVVSGVEEGVRGKPEPDVILRAVSTAGVSVSEAVYVGDRDVDCIASRRAGVDFILVERTPEPSDSGCEPVLTVKSLRELTRFF
- a CDS encoding phosphoglycolate phosphatase is translated as MSRVKIVFIDVDGTITEGRDTYLLDLELVSVLRMLAGQGVYVSIVSSNALPVVIGLARYLGFNGPVTGESGSLVYYDKWGLVELAGSPTRHVYVDVLERFKDYVDDTWQNRFRIYEYALKVRKGFDGWMVYRMVADYVESNYRDVRVGYSGYAIHLMPRGVDKGVAVKYVLDRMGINPDEAAGVGDSVMDVEIMKHVGLRVAVGNADEELKKVCNIVLDKPSSKGVLDFARMIIQGAV
- a CDS encoding 4Fe-4S dicluster domain-containing protein is translated as MSLDNPSTSPQRYLRIIDIGTCIGCGACEAACDFIHEGKPYIKVYRTSLGLEIPVSCLHCAKAPCIDVCPTGAMTRDKEGAVYVIASKCIGCMACLYACPFGIPQLDKALRISTKCDLCSDQRKKGLEPGCSSLCPTGAIVYSAEPVVFDIAKKKTAESWAKARYESLK
- a CDS encoding FAD-dependent oxidoreductase; amino-acid sequence: MGDYLKFAFMCKEKPPSNNLKVAIIGAGPAGLAAAGYLSCQGFEITVYDKQPLPGGLMLFAIPPWRIPRHRVLLGVRELEEKFGVNFSTRTKVFTGEEKHHEEGDMFVEKKISLEEVVNNYDLVLITTGTWVSKIPRLPGSNAKGVISALEYVYGFRLFELKLINRKPEPGKRVVVIGGGYSAVDAAEQALREGAESYLLYRRTINEAPAGIFEIERIQRMGVEFQELVAPVEILAENGWVKGIKMQKMRLGPPDETGRPQPVPIEGSEFIIEADTVVFATGETATPPVSPSEEVLNKLGIKLTRNNTIVVNERYQTGNPKVFAAGDVVNGPSKIGPATRSGLYAARFMNSWIQAKLVKQPLAR